One genomic region from Bombyx mori chromosome 6, ASM3026992v2 encodes:
- the LOC101744459 gene encoding synaptic vesicle 2-related protein isoform X1 has protein sequence MTVAKHNEEETIESAVDKAGFGLYSILLVILVGVSIISFVCIGYSSTILVPTSACELQTTSSQQGILAAGPVVGTIVGSLVWGYLADTRGRRLMLLVSLMGSAIINIVASISVNWIMLLILQFIAALFASGLYSMSMSLLSESVPMAKRNLVILLVTSIFLLSQGFMAALALPIIPLTFSYYISSLDIYWNSWRTLVVVYSIPCICSFICFLFMQESPKFVHAMGDEQKSLEILRIIHKYNHLGSKKEFQVYRIKKAEMNKNDTPSSSKDQIVPLFRAPLLKPTIIMTLLYFFQQVGAFMVWLPTIANQFVQVTETGGNTDLTLCEILNSEFEVSVNPDVAPCALNETALLMVLAVGALQCAFNTILSLMVTKIGRRNIVIALAGICGLAGILVNVVPNTTGSIVLFGIFLMGIIVMGLYTAIIVAIFPTHLRAMAIALPLTASRITTFISIQILNLMLVNNCDAGFYLFTSIFTLSAVIAAFLPDDRRLQKEVKNETEAKAENITKL, from the exons ATGACCGTTGCTAAACATAACGAGGAGGAAACTATCGAAAGTGCCGTCGATAAAGCTG GTTTCGGTTTATACAGCATACTGTTAGTGATCTTGGTCGGCGTGTCGATTATATCGTTCGTATGCATCGGCTACAGCAGTACTATCCTGGTACCCACCAGCGCCTGCGAACTCCAGACCACCAGTAGCCAGCAAGGGATTCTAGCAGCTGGACCAGTTGTCG GTACCATAGTTGGCAGTTTAGTTTGGGGTTACCTAGCAGATACAAGAGGACGACGACTCATGCTGCTGGTATCATTGATGGGAAGCGCCATCATTAACATTGTGGCCAGCATATCTGTTAACTGGATTATGTTATTGATTTTGCAGTTCATTGCTGCTTTATT TGCGTCCGGTCTCTATTCGATGTCAATGTCGTTGTTGAGCGAGAGTGTCCCCATGGCGAAACGTAATTTGGTGATATTATTGGTGACCAGCATATTCTTGCTCTCACAAGGATTCATGGCgg CACTGGCCCTGCCAATAATTCCGTTGACTTTTTCATACTACATCTCTAGCTTGGACATCTATTGGAACTCTTGGAGGACCCTCGTGGTGGTCTACtccataccatgtatttgttcATTTATCTGCTTTTTATTCATGCAAGAGAGTCCTAAATTTGTCCACGCCATGGGAGATGAACAGAAGAGCTTAGAAATATTGAGGataattcataaatataatCATTTAGGTTCAAAAAAAGAGTTTCAG GTTTACCGAATAAAAAAGGCGGAGATGAACAAAAATGATACGCCGTCATCGTCAAAGGATCAAATAGTGCCGCTTTTTAGAGCGCCATTACTAAAGCCAACTATCATAATGACGTTATTGTACTTCTTTCAACA AGTTGGAGCGTTCATGGTGTGGCTTCCAACTATAGCCAACCAGTTCGTTCAAGTAACAGAAACAGGCGGGAACACAGATCTCACTCTTTGCGAAATCCTCAATAGTGAATTCGAAGTTTCAGTCAAC CCTGACGTTGCTCCGTGCGCTCTCAACGAGACAGCACTGCTCATGGTTTTAGCCGTGGGTGCTTTACAGTGTGCATTCAATACAATTTTGAGTTTG ATGGTAACTAAAATCGGAAGGCGCAATATTGTGATAGCCTTGGCGGGAATTTGTGGGCTGGCGGGGATTTTAGTGAACGTGGTACCAAATACCACGGGCAGCATTGTACTCTTCGGAATTTTCCTGATGGGGATAATCGTGATGGGTCTTTACACAGCTATCATCGTTGCGATTTTCCCTACACATTTACG GGCTATGGCCATCGCCTTACCACTGACTGCAAGCAGGATCACCACCTTCATCTCCATCCAGATCCTGAACTTGATGTTGGTGAACAACTGCGACGCTGGCTTCTATTTGTTTACATCAATATTTacat TATCGGCCGTTATAGCCGCCTTCCTACCAGACGATAGACGACTGCAGAAAGAAGTCAAAAATGAAACAGAAGCTAAGGCAGAAAATATAACTaagttgtaa
- the LOC101744459 gene encoding solute carrier family 22 member 6 isoform X2, with amino-acid sequence MTVAKHNEEETIESAVDKAGTIVGSLVWGYLADTRGRRLMLLVSLMGSAIINIVASISVNWIMLLILQFIAALFASGLYSMSMSLLSESVPMAKRNLVILLVTSIFLLSQGFMAALALPIIPLTFSYYISSLDIYWNSWRTLVVVYSIPCICSFICFLFMQESPKFVHAMGDEQKSLEILRIIHKYNHLGSKKEFQVYRIKKAEMNKNDTPSSSKDQIVPLFRAPLLKPTIIMTLLYFFQQVGAFMVWLPTIANQFVQVTETGGNTDLTLCEILNSEFEVSVNPDVAPCALNETALLMVLAVGALQCAFNTILSLMVTKIGRRNIVIALAGICGLAGILVNVVPNTTGSIVLFGIFLMGIIVMGLYTAIIVAIFPTHLRAMAIALPLTASRITTFISIQILNLMLVNNCDAGFYLFTSIFTLSAVIAAFLPDDRRLQKEVKNETEAKAENITKL; translated from the exons ATGACCGTTGCTAAACATAACGAGGAGGAAACTATCGAAAGTGCCGTCGATAAAGCTG GTACCATAGTTGGCAGTTTAGTTTGGGGTTACCTAGCAGATACAAGAGGACGACGACTCATGCTGCTGGTATCATTGATGGGAAGCGCCATCATTAACATTGTGGCCAGCATATCTGTTAACTGGATTATGTTATTGATTTTGCAGTTCATTGCTGCTTTATT TGCGTCCGGTCTCTATTCGATGTCAATGTCGTTGTTGAGCGAGAGTGTCCCCATGGCGAAACGTAATTTGGTGATATTATTGGTGACCAGCATATTCTTGCTCTCACAAGGATTCATGGCgg CACTGGCCCTGCCAATAATTCCGTTGACTTTTTCATACTACATCTCTAGCTTGGACATCTATTGGAACTCTTGGAGGACCCTCGTGGTGGTCTACtccataccatgtatttgttcATTTATCTGCTTTTTATTCATGCAAGAGAGTCCTAAATTTGTCCACGCCATGGGAGATGAACAGAAGAGCTTAGAAATATTGAGGataattcataaatataatCATTTAGGTTCAAAAAAAGAGTTTCAG GTTTACCGAATAAAAAAGGCGGAGATGAACAAAAATGATACGCCGTCATCGTCAAAGGATCAAATAGTGCCGCTTTTTAGAGCGCCATTACTAAAGCCAACTATCATAATGACGTTATTGTACTTCTTTCAACA AGTTGGAGCGTTCATGGTGTGGCTTCCAACTATAGCCAACCAGTTCGTTCAAGTAACAGAAACAGGCGGGAACACAGATCTCACTCTTTGCGAAATCCTCAATAGTGAATTCGAAGTTTCAGTCAAC CCTGACGTTGCTCCGTGCGCTCTCAACGAGACAGCACTGCTCATGGTTTTAGCCGTGGGTGCTTTACAGTGTGCATTCAATACAATTTTGAGTTTG ATGGTAACTAAAATCGGAAGGCGCAATATTGTGATAGCCTTGGCGGGAATTTGTGGGCTGGCGGGGATTTTAGTGAACGTGGTACCAAATACCACGGGCAGCATTGTACTCTTCGGAATTTTCCTGATGGGGATAATCGTGATGGGTCTTTACACAGCTATCATCGTTGCGATTTTCCCTACACATTTACG GGCTATGGCCATCGCCTTACCACTGACTGCAAGCAGGATCACCACCTTCATCTCCATCCAGATCCTGAACTTGATGTTGGTGAACAACTGCGACGCTGGCTTCTATTTGTTTACATCAATATTTacat TATCGGCCGTTATAGCCGCCTTCCTACCAGACGATAGACGACTGCAGAAAGAAGTCAAAAATGAAACAGAAGCTAAGGCAGAAAATATAACTaagttgtaa
- the LOC101744605 gene encoding synaptic vesicle glycoprotein 2B, with product MQKKLTKHIEIAEDVQNKNYSSVTVEDALTVTGFGKYNFGLLLVCSFTLQAMGMDLFGISFVVAAAVCDLEITMQQRALLTAVPLIGVVMGAQIWGYISDTRGRRLTLVLSMSVGFVFAALSCLAPEWKTMAALKLISSIFTSTSNSGSYTLLGESCSSRARGRAMLLCTCALMCSQASAAVLAYPILPMEFSYPINFLNITFRSWRLLILVLAVPCAITAGLLQFFHESPKFLTSQGRYDEALVVLKKIYACNTGDRAENFPVKKLIPDNEDQTAEAQDSFLKSLWHQTVSLFKPPLLKDTMRLFYLVIIIYMTGSGFILWLPYVMNNLFYVLKSTGGDGMNLCTVIGYPTDTYMNSSNITDFTEICNDTVEDTTLFSAMTYGALASFSNLVLSLTCGSRKRSAMMCILAMSATSAILLNVVRIPLAGGIFFFFFIMCALSMGLLSVYFVELYPTSLRGMVSCVSMMVGRLSAFLGVNAIGALLSFNCEATFYGWSVLLMSAIVIAWFLPRDKQHDK from the exons ACTTCGGTTTACTCCTAGTCTGTAGTTTCACTCTGCAAGCTATGGGGATGGACCTGTTCGGTATAAGTTTCGTAGTGGCCGCCGCTGTATGCGACTTGGAAATTACTATGCAGCAAAGGGCATTGCTAACAGCTGTGCCCTTGATAG GTGTGGTAATGGGTGCTCAGATATGGGGTTATATATCGGATACGAGAGGTAGACGTCTGACCCTAGTTCTATCAATGTCTGTTGGCTTCGTTTTTGCTGCATTGAGCTGCCTAGCACCGGAGTGGAAGACCATGGCAGCGCTTAAACTAATCTCTTCAATTTT CACTTCGACCAGTAATTCCGGTTCTTACACTTTACTTGGCGAGAGCTGTTCGTCCCGTGCCCGGGGTCGCGCCATGCTGCTCTGCACGTGTGCTCTTATGTGCTCGCAAGCATCAGCAGCTG TGCTGGCGTACCCAATTCTTCCTATGGAATTTTCATATCCCATTAATTTCCTAAACATCACATTCCGTTCCTGGCGTCTTTTGATCCTCGTCCTGGCAGTGCCATGTGCGATCACAGCTGGCCTGCTGCAGTTCTTCCACGAGAGCCCCAAGTTCCTGACCTCTCAGGGTCGATACGATGAAGCTCTGGTTGTGCTGAAGAAGATTTACGCCTGTAATACTGGAGATAGAGCCGAAAATTTTCCG GTCAAAAAACTCATTCCGGACAACGAGGACCAGACTGCCGAAGCCCAGGATTCGTTTCTCAAGTCCCTGTGGCATCAAACCGTGTCGCTGTTCAAGCCTCCATTGCTCAAGGATACGATGAGACTATTCTATTTGGTCATTATCATTTATATGAC TGGCAGCGGCTTCATCCTTTGGCTCCCATACGTCATGAACAACCTCTTCTACGTGTTGAAATCAACTGGTGGCGATGGGATGAACCTTTGCACCGTGATCGGATACCCGACTGATACTTATATGAACTCTTCAAACATTACG GACTTTACCGAAATCTGTAACGACACAGTGGAAGACACCACGCTATTCTCGGCCATGACGTATGGCGCCCTCGCTTCCTTCTCCAATCTAGTCCTGTCATTGACCTGCGGATCTCGGAAAAGATCAGCGATGATGTGTATCCTCGCAATGTCGGCCACGTCAGCTATCCTCCTGAACGTCGTCAGGATACCGTTGGCTGGCggaatattcttcttcttcttcattatGTGCGCTCTCTCGATGGGATTGCTTAGTGTTTATTTTGTGGAGCTTTATCCAACATCTTTAAG GGGTATGGTGTCGTGTGTATCGATGATGGTGGGCAGGTTGAGTGCGTTCCTAGGCGTCAACGCCATCGGAGCTCTCCTGTCTTTTAACTGCGAGGCTACATTTTACGGCTGGTCCGTGCTATTAATGA gcGCCATCGTAATAGCTTGGTTCCTGCCCCGAGATAAGCAGCATGACAAATAA